A window from Ignavibacteriota bacterium encodes these proteins:
- a CDS encoding DUF3109 family protein — MIDFENIDNVLVSREILKTQFTCNLEVCKGACCTMKSEYGAPLKKEEIAEIDEILDIVKTYLPSKNIKEIEKNGFWEEKHNEFMTRSVGKKDCVFVFYEGDVAKCSIEKAYYDGKVKFIKPISCHLFPIRVADFGGDVLKYEKYDVCDPALEKGKKTKLSILEFCEKPIKRAYNSEFFNKLKILNGK; from the coding sequence ATGATTGATTTCGAAAATATTGATAATGTTTTAGTAAGCAGAGAAATTCTAAAAACTCAGTTTACTTGCAATTTAGAAGTTTGCAAAGGCGCATGCTGTACTATGAAAAGTGAATACGGTGCTCCTTTAAAGAAAGAGGAAATTGCCGAAATTGATGAAATTTTGGATATTGTTAAAACATATTTACCCTCAAAAAATATTAAAGAAATTGAAAAAAATGGATTTTGGGAAGAAAAACACAATGAATTTATGACACGAAGTGTTGGGAAAAAAGATTGCGTTTTTGTTTTTTACGAAGGTGATGTTGCAAAATGTTCAATTGAAAAAGCTTATTATGATGGAAAAGTAAAATTTATTAAACCAATTTCTTGTCATTTATTTCCAATTAGAGTTGCAGATTTTGGCGGAGACGTTTTAAAATATGAAAAATACGATGTATGTGATCCAGCATTAGAAAAAGGAAAAAAAACTAAATTATCAATTTTGGAATTTTGCGAAAAACCAATTAAAAGGGCATATAATTCTGAATTTTTCAATAAACTAAAGATTCTTAACGGAAAATAA